From one Caldithrix abyssi DSM 13497 genomic stretch:
- a CDS encoding tetratricopeptide repeat protein, producing the protein MKYLFFFFWLFTALLVAQTPYLKQVEHLIHQHQFDQALELLKAHQTDPEALYYQSVIHLVRGNINRAIELAEKGLAKAQDKDRFYEWLGDIYSVKAQTANIFSAMLTAANIKKNWQKAIEFNPDNLKAKEKLFMFYLMAPQMAGGDQEQALKLAKEVAQKDTLRGRLLMARYYQKQKDVKRAEETYLSAFNQAPDSIHVLRELASFYMKQKQFEKARKYVRKILELKPQQAESYDFFGDFYLQQDKLDSALTQYEKAIEIDPFLYRIQFKKAKVLARLGRKNEARAIAQKLLNEEVFFTMKRQLKKFIDEL; encoded by the coding sequence TTCACTGCGCTGCTCGTCGCCCAGACGCCTTACTTAAAACAGGTGGAGCACCTTATTCACCAACACCAATTCGATCAGGCGCTTGAACTGTTAAAAGCCCATCAAACAGATCCGGAAGCGCTTTATTACCAGAGCGTTATTCATCTGGTGCGCGGCAATATCAACCGGGCAATTGAACTGGCAGAAAAAGGCCTGGCAAAGGCGCAGGATAAGGATCGCTTTTACGAATGGCTGGGAGATATTTACTCGGTCAAAGCGCAAACCGCTAACATTTTCTCCGCAATGCTAACCGCCGCGAACATCAAAAAGAACTGGCAAAAGGCCATCGAGTTTAATCCCGACAATCTAAAGGCTAAAGAAAAACTGTTCATGTTTTATCTGATGGCGCCGCAAATGGCCGGCGGCGACCAGGAGCAGGCTTTGAAACTGGCAAAAGAGGTCGCCCAAAAAGACACCCTGCGCGGCCGACTGCTGATGGCACGCTATTACCAAAAACAAAAAGATGTAAAGCGGGCCGAAGAAACCTACTTAAGCGCCTTCAACCAGGCGCCGGATAGTATCCATGTTTTACGCGAACTGGCCTCGTTTTATATGAAGCAAAAACAATTTGAAAAAGCCAGAAAATACGTTCGGAAAATACTTGAATTAAAACCGCAGCAGGCAGAAAGTTACGATTTTTTCGGCGATTTTTATCTGCAGCAGGACAAACTGGACTCGGCGCTGACACAATACGAAAAAGCCATAGAGATCGATCCGTTCCTGTACCGCATTCAATTCAAAAAGGCAAAAGTGTTGGCTCGACTTGGCCGCAAAAACGAAGCCAGAGCCATCGCACAAAAATTGCTGAACGAAGAAGTCTTTTTTACCATGAAAAGACAACTCAAGAAATTTATTGATGAACTTTAA